A single region of the Nocardioides aquaticus genome encodes:
- a CDS encoding (2Fe-2S)-binding protein — MPKQTFILNGKSVTVNVADDVRVLWVLRDILKVTGPKYGCGINVCKACTSHVNGKAFNPCSVKVGDLKRTDEITTIEGLATLDGRKDLHPMQQAWIDRDVAQCGYCQPGQIMEAVALARRVRRERRSITEADLDAIRNVCRCGTYTRIREAVVQGARAMGPND; from the coding sequence ATGCCCAAGCAGACCTTCATCCTCAACGGCAAGAGCGTCACCGTGAACGTGGCGGACGACGTCCGCGTCCTCTGGGTGCTGCGCGACATCCTCAAGGTGACCGGCCCGAAGTACGGGTGCGGCATCAACGTGTGCAAGGCGTGCACCTCGCACGTGAACGGCAAGGCCTTCAACCCGTGCTCGGTCAAGGTCGGTGACCTGAAGCGGACCGACGAGATCACCACCATCGAGGGCCTGGCCACCCTCGACGGCCGCAAGGACCTGCACCCGATGCAGCAGGCCTGGATCGACCGGGACGTCGCCCAGTGCGGCTACTGCCAGCCCGGCCAGATCATGGAGGCCGTCGCGCTGGCGCGCCGGGTCAGGCGGGAGCGGCGCTCGATCACCGAGGCCGACCTCGACGCGATCCGCAACGTGTGCCGCTGCGGCACCTACACCCGCATCCGCGAGGCCGTGGTGCAGGGTGCGCGGGCGATGGGCCCGAACGACTGA
- a CDS encoding molybdopterin cofactor-binding domain-containing protein yields MTSTTVQPAEHPDESGRGLGRRRFLGYVLGGSTLVTAADLSLGRAAHAAGIKSAPQVSEIYDLEDLQTDAALPTAQLIQIEINRDGTASFAIPRMEVGQGIVTSTAMIIAEELDLPVEKVRVTLAPARPELLLNQLTGGSNTTFSTYTPIRVAAALARGALIEAALPLLEANADRIQVIAGTITNIDTGESIGFGDLSEAAAWPVDRISEVVLKEESDFTVIGTPRNRTDARAAVTGAKEFSMDLDIPGALPTMVCRPPTLNGTPERLLNRREVMRMDGVTHVAKTSRGIAVRARTFGQCIDAIRAMKVSWNAGSVEGESDETILAELRGAELPFTPLTQIPDLPLGNRTLEIDCEFMFRSSAALEPYAAIASVTEDSAEIWGGLKVPILAQQDIAQMLGMSQEQVTVNVITGGGSFGHKLFSDHAIEAAECSRAFGNVPVRLMWHRADEPRQGRLHPMVTSRVRAATGGGLLGGGRKVYGYEQRNTSVVTDFSHGLGEMITSISADDLPLNLGELTYSQSIFLLTQELGYDFGAVTQLLNEVDDRFNTGSMRNIYSPDTRVAAEMMVDALAKDARMDPMEYRLEFLRNENTKRALRKVCKEGNWGRTMPPGTAQGIAIHREYKGTTACLVEIDCRPATVNRKIREAVTGPRVTKGVFAVDAGLVINPRGLEAQMMGGFADGLALTLTSSVHLKAGHFLEASWDNYFYTRQWNIAPEFEVHVLESDRPGPGGAGEAGVAATAAATANAYVRAMRIDPTKQTMRFPVNHDTSLSAFTPKSFVPPVPVSPTNGLKLTR; encoded by the coding sequence ATGACCAGCACCACCGTCCAGCCCGCGGAGCACCCGGACGAGAGCGGACGCGGCCTCGGCCGCCGCCGCTTCCTCGGCTACGTGCTCGGCGGATCCACCCTCGTCACCGCCGCCGACCTGTCCCTCGGCCGTGCCGCGCACGCCGCCGGGATCAAGTCCGCGCCCCAGGTCTCGGAGATCTACGACCTGGAGGACCTGCAGACCGACGCAGCGCTCCCCACGGCGCAGCTGATCCAGATCGAGATCAACCGGGACGGCACCGCGTCCTTCGCCATCCCGCGGATGGAGGTCGGCCAGGGCATCGTCACCTCGACCGCGATGATCATCGCCGAGGAGCTCGACCTGCCCGTCGAGAAGGTCCGGGTCACCCTGGCCCCGGCGCGTCCGGAGCTGCTGCTCAACCAGCTCACCGGCGGGTCGAACACCACGTTCTCCACCTACACCCCGATCCGCGTCGCCGCGGCGCTCGCGCGCGGGGCCCTCATCGAGGCGGCGCTGCCGCTGCTCGAGGCCAACGCCGACCGGATCCAGGTGATCGCCGGCACGATCACCAACATCGACACCGGCGAGTCGATCGGCTTCGGCGACCTGAGCGAGGCCGCGGCCTGGCCGGTCGACCGGATCTCCGAGGTCGTGCTGAAGGAGGAGTCCGACTTCACCGTCATCGGGACCCCCCGCAACCGAACCGACGCGCGGGCGGCGGTGACCGGGGCCAAGGAGTTCTCCATGGACCTCGACATCCCCGGCGCCCTGCCCACGATGGTGTGCCGGCCCCCCACGCTGAACGGCACCCCGGAGCGCCTGCTGAACCGGCGCGAGGTGATGAGGATGGACGGCGTCACGCACGTCGCCAAGACCTCCCGCGGCATCGCGGTGCGCGCCCGCACGTTCGGTCAGTGCATCGACGCCATCCGGGCCATGAAGGTCTCCTGGAACGCCGGGTCGGTCGAGGGCGAGTCCGACGAGACCATCCTCGCCGAGCTGCGCGGGGCCGAGCTGCCGTTCACCCCGCTCACGCAGATCCCGGACCTCCCGCTGGGCAACCGGACGCTCGAGATCGACTGCGAGTTCATGTTCCGCTCCAGCGCGGCCCTCGAGCCGTACGCCGCCATCGCCAGCGTCACGGAGGACTCCGCCGAGATCTGGGGCGGGCTCAAGGTCCCGATCCTGGCCCAGCAGGACATCGCCCAGATGCTCGGGATGTCCCAGGAGCAGGTGACGGTCAACGTCATCACCGGCGGCGGCTCCTTCGGCCACAAGCTCTTCAGCGACCACGCGATCGAGGCCGCCGAGTGCTCGCGCGCCTTCGGCAACGTCCCGGTCCGCCTGATGTGGCACCGCGCAGACGAGCCGCGCCAGGGCCGGCTGCACCCGATGGTCACCTCGCGGGTCCGCGCCGCCACCGGCGGCGGGCTCCTGGGCGGGGGCCGCAAGGTCTACGGCTACGAGCAGCGCAACACCAGCGTGGTCACCGACTTCAGCCACGGCCTCGGCGAGATGATCACCTCGATCTCCGCCGACGACCTCCCGCTGAACCTCGGCGAGCTGACCTACTCGCAGTCGATCTTCCTGCTCACCCAGGAGCTCGGCTACGACTTCGGCGCGGTCACCCAGCTGCTGAACGAAGTCGACGACCGGTTCAACACCGGCAGCATGCGCAACATCTACTCCCCGGACACCCGCGTGGCCGCCGAGATGATGGTCGACGCGCTCGCCAAGGACGCCCGGATGGACCCGATGGAGTACCGCCTCGAGTTCCTGCGCAACGAGAACACCAAGCGGGCGCTGCGCAAGGTCTGCAAGGAGGGCAACTGGGGTCGCACGATGCCGCCCGGCACCGCCCAGGGCATCGCCATCCACCGGGAGTACAAGGGCACCACGGCGTGCCTGGTGGAGATCGACTGCCGTCCCGCCACCGTCAACCGCAAGATCCGCGAGGCCGTGACCGGCCCGCGGGTGACCAAGGGCGTGTTCGCCGTCGACGCCGGGCTCGTGATCAACCCGCGCGGGCTCGAGGCGCAGATGATGGGCGGGTTCGCGGACGGACTCGCGCTGACCCTGACCAGCAGCGTCCACCTCAAGGCCGGCCACTTCCTCGAGGCCAGCTGGGACAACTACTTCTACACGCGCCAGTGGAACATCGCGCCGGAGTTCGAGGTGCACGTGCTCGAGTCCGACCGGCCGGGACCCGGCGGCGCCGGCGAGGCCGGCGTGGCCGCGACCGCGGCGGCGACGGCGAACGCCTACGTCCGGGCGATGAGGATCGACCCGACCAAGCAGACCATGCGCTTCCCGGTCAACCACGACACGTCCCTGTCCGCCTTCACGCCCAAGTCGTTCGTGCCCCCGGTCCCGGTGTCGCCGACCAACGGCCTCAAGCTGACCCGCTGA